In Oryza sativa Japonica Group chromosome 11, ASM3414082v1, the following are encoded in one genomic region:
- the LOC4349616 gene encoding root phototropism protein 2 translates to MDRTSQWVSSPDIPADLLIRIADDVFPLHKAVMVPKCCYIRKAVAAARGGATATVDLDLSALPGAADAFDKVARYCYGANFELSVRNAAALLCAAAFLDMHPTDGGLARRVEEFLAKVGLRTLPGAVAVLRSCEGLLPAAEEIGVVQRSADAIALRICNEVLFPTRSPPEWWTAELAALSPASFHKVITALRCRRAEPEVLVAAATAYAELLLAEVLAADGHAADHSGMHRALVESVVAVLPSTDDAPLPAAFLCHLLHVAITIGASAKTCHDLELRVAAVLDQATAGDLLTVALDGAGERVQNVDAVRRIITAFVERDSAASSGGGANGRNRRASLSGAGALQGGGGAMQTVAKTVDEVAAEIATEESLPISKFVGLAGAVPKEARATHDCLYRAVDIYLKAHPALEEMEREKVCSVMDPLKLSYQGRLHASQNNRLPLQAVLSALYYDRLKLRSGDEGGGGWDAYGNGVMRSSAAGSARKQAKEEASLARENEALRSELARMRAYVSGMQQQSKGSSSSRGKKGSWLRTLSRLNPFKAGIWGKDTSGIVDGKTDAMNSVKSKRRRFSIS, encoded by the exons ATGGATCGGACAAGCCAGTG GGTCTCGTCGCCGGACATCCCCGCCGATCTTCTCATCCGGATCGCCGACGACGTCTTCCCTCTCCATAAG GCGGTGATGGTGCCCAAGTGCTGCTACATCCGCAAGGCcgtagcggcggcgcgcggtggcgcAACGGCCACCGTCGACCTCGACCTGTCCGCGctgcccggcgccgccgacgccttcgACAAGGTGGCGCGCTACTGCTACGGCGCCAACTTCGAGCTATCCGTGCGCAACGCGGCCGCGctcctctgcgccgccgccttcctcgacATGCACCCAACGGACGGCGGCCTGGCGCGCCGCGTCGAGGAGTTCCTGGCCAAGGTAGGCCTCCGCACGCtgcccggcgccgtcgccgttctgCGCTCCTGCGAGGGGCTCCTCCCGGCCGCCGAGGAGATCGGCGTCGTGCAGCGATCAGCTGATGCTATCGCGCTCAGGATCTGCAACGAGGTGCTGTTCCCGACGAGGTCGCCGCCCGAGTGGTGGACGGCGGAGCTCGCcgccctctcgccggcgtcgttCCACAAGGTCATCACGGCGCTGCGCTGCCGCCGCGCTGAACCCGAGGTGCTTGTCGCTGCGGCGACCGCTTACGCTGAGCTCTTGCTGGCCGAAgtgctcgccgccgacggccaTGCTGCTGATCACTCCGGGATGCACCGCGCGCTTGTCGAGTCCGTGGTGGCCGTGCTCCCTTCCACGGACGACGCGCCCCTCCCCGCCGCGTTCCTCTGCCACCTCCTCCACGTCGCCATCACCATCGGCGCATCCGCCAAGACGTGCCACGACCTGGAGCTCCgcgtggcggcggtgctcgACCAGGCCACCGCGGGCGACCTGCTGACCGTCGCGCTCGACGGCGCCGGTGAGCGCGTCCAGAACGTCGACGCCGTGCGCCGCATCATCACCGCCTTCGTGGAGCGCGACTCTGCGGCGTcatcgggcggcggcgcgaacggcCGGAACCGGAGGGCGTCCCTGAGCGGAGCCGGGGCGCtgcagggcggcggtggcgcgatgCAGACGGTGGCGAAGACCGTGGACGAGGTCGCGGCGGAGATCGCGACGGAGGAGTCGCTGCCGATCTCCAAGTTCGTGGGGCTCGCCGGCGCGGTGCCGAAGGAGGCGCGCGCGACGCACGACTGCCTGTACCGCGCCGTCGACATCTACCTGAAGGCGCACCCGGCgctggaggagatggagagggagaaggtGTGCAGCGTGATGGACCCGCTGAAGCTGTCGTACCAGGGTCGCCTCCACGCGTCACAGAACAATCGGCTCCCGCTGCAGGCCGTGCTGAGCGCGCTCTACTACGACCGGCTCAAGCTCCGCAGCGgagacgagggcggcggcgggtgggacGCGTATGGGAATGGCGTGAtgaggtcgtcggcggcggggtcggcgaGGAAGCAGGCGAAGGAGGAGGCGTCGCTGGCGAGGGAGAACGAGGCGCTGCGGTCGGAGCTGGCGCGGATGCGGGCGTACGTGTCGGGGatgcagcagcagagcaaggggtcgtcgtcgtcgagggggAAGAAGGGCTCGTGGTTGCGGACGTTGAGCCGGCTGAACCCGTTCAAGGCCGGCATCTGGGGCAAGGACACGTCGGGCATCGTCGACGGGAAGACGGACGCCATGAATTCCGTCAAGTCCAAGAGGAGGAGGTTCTCCATTAGCTAG
- the LOC9269489 gene encoding methylesterase 17 isoform X1, giving the protein MHMDAGDDFSESCRSTEHFVLVHGAGHGAWCWFRLLRLLQDSGHRVSAVDLAGAAGSLVDPNHVRTFDDYNAPLLDLMASLPAGDKVILIGHSAGGLSVVHAMHLFGDRIKQAIFIAATMLQFGYQTEQDIKDGVPDLSEYGDVYDLTFGLGADRPPTAVALRKEFQRIILYQQSPQEDSALASILLRPWPTALSTARFTGDDGGVESFIDRVRRVYIKTANDRMVQPEQQEAMIRRWPPSKVMVMDTDQSPFFSAPELLFNLILKSL; this is encoded by the exons ATGCATATGGACGCAGGCGACGATTTTTCCGAGAGTTGCAGGAGCACGGAGCACTTCGTCCTTGTGCAcggcgccggccatggcgcctGGTGCTGGTTCAGGCTCCTCCGCCTGCTCCAAGACTCCGGCCACCGTGTCtccgccgtcgacctcgccggcgcggccggcaGCCTCGTCGATCCCAACCACGTCCGCACCTTCGACGACTACAACGCGCCGCTCCTTGACCTCATGGCCAGCTTACCGGCCGGCGACAAG GTAATTTTGATTGGACATAGTGCAGGAGGTCTAAGCGTTGTCCATGCAATGCATTTGTTTGGGGACAGAATTAAGCAGGCAATCTTCATCGCAGCAACCATGCTTCAGTTCGGCTACCAAACTGAACAAGACATCAAAGAT GGTGTACCTGATTTATCCGAGTATGGAGATGTGTATGACCTGACATTTGGTCTAGGAGCTGATCGTCCGCCTACAGCTGTGGCATTAAGAAAGGAGTTCCAACGCATTATTCTCTATCAACAAAGCCCCCAAGAG GACTCTGCACTTGCTTCCATTCTACTCCGGCCATGGCCTACGGCGCTCAGCACGGCCAGATTCACCGGCGACGATGGAGGAGTTGAGAGCTTCATCGACAGGGTCCGGCGCGTCTACATAAAGACGGCGAACGACCGGATGGTGCAGCCGGAGCAACAGGAGGCAATGATCCGTCGGTGGCCGCCGAGCAAGGTGATGGTCATGGACACCGACCAAAGCCCCTTCTTCTCCGCGCCGGAGCTTCTCTTCAACCTCATCCTCAAGTCGCTGTGA
- the LOC4349613 gene encoding uncharacterized protein → MEAPKLRFVRCPGCLQLLVEYPTIAVYQCGGCGTILRAKNQVAPAVNANAESGEHNEFSNNSTGGSQNNKLICTDGQKIPPSSDAQPGVLQEKITFASEEKTMSSSNSIDSSEHVNIECSLLDGDASNHDVRTEGINDEDKVTVSNSSLDSVRKVENVETDGNEKGSFTDDGSISNEVATTQSMVHMDGAGSDNNFTEVQSAAEGKCALSDANLDSQEIVAICQPDNISVGTKERVQPYEGFNVESHEDLIEELVRSLSLSDDEEEFVDIAENSELNDALCSQMGSCRFSLGSKMNEGPRTDPHGRLIEELEMSFSDAEEPLDQNIMVSLNDIEKPTLDEVSKENHILEEDGKESHILDVDGKESHILDVDGKQNHILDEHGKENHILNEDDKENLILDKGGEDTLDAGGANSYEERVLPSDDGLLKSGQSFQQCELVAVNMAEKDEGHLEETNMANHAEANSGIAAVLSNLSNDKFCAILPPSCDGRKEEKSNIHRGRELCQGLSLDSVDFRSIQNFIESQMDGTSSSLSSGSPSHGDLEHNRSNRFKKIDRLERLRKMDDLRDQLNRLSSQKGLENRYKNKGPGVLQEQISYRHLEQHPCGFDGDSILDSDIIDSYYDQGNPPRYPPPDPFSPTHSHYHCGHGQPHIPYNCSAWEFNSYYQSSYAGSTVLEHVSLRSSYKEQKRAVKKSILRSLSGASPFTICNGCFNLVQVPSDIYVSKKKIAKFQCGRCSKALMLSFPATNSDDAKLSNKEVNRKPNKPVHNSVVGMEGGYSFSAECSRGDPVSISEECGASISRSFSGRTRAAVAASGSGKKVSDSALHRLMGYDSASQLLRRSRAFEDGYDSFESMVPVSNRVSRRKNL, encoded by the exons ATGGAAGCTCCTAAGCTTCGCTTCGTCAGATGCCCAGGATGCCTCCAGCTTCTTGTGGAGTATCCAACCATTGCTGTCTACCAATGTGGTGGCTGTGGTACTATTCTTAGAG CCAAAAATCAAGTTGCGCCAGCAGTGAATGCTAATGCAGAATCTGGTGAACACAATGAATTTTCAAATAATTCAACTGGGGGTTCTCAAAACAACAAATTGATCTGTACAGATGGGCAGAAAATTCCACCATCCTCCGATGCACAACCTGGTGTGCTGCAGGAGAAGATTACCTTTGCTAGCGAGGAAAAAACTATGTCTTCTAGCAATAGCATCGACTCCAGTGAGCATGTTAACATCGAGTGTTCCTTACTTGATGGGGATGCCAGCAATCATGATGTGAGGACTGAAGGCATAAATGATGAAGATAAAGTGACTGTGTCTAATTCAAGTCTTGATTCAGTGAGGAAAGTAGAGAATGTTGAAACCGATGGAAATGAAAAAGGTTCCTTTACGGATGATGGGAGCATCAGCAATGAAGTTGCTACCACCCAAAGCATGGTCCACATGGATGGAGCTGGTTCTGATAATAATTTTACAGAAGTACAGAGTGCAGCTGAGGGGAAGTGTGCACTTAGCGATGCTAATCTGGACTCACAAGAGATAGTTGCGATTTGCCAACCTGATAACATTTCTGTTGGCACAAAAGAAAGGGTTCAGCCATATGAAGGTTTTAATGTTGAATCACATGAAGATCTGATTGAAGAATTGGTGAGGTCTCTTTCACTCAGTGATGACGAAGAAGAGTTTGTCGATATAGCAGAAAACAGTGAACTTAATGATGCTTTATGTTCTCAAATGGGCAGCTGCAGATTTTCATTGGGGAGCAAAATGAATGAAGGCCCTCGAACTGATCCTCATGGCCGGTTGATTGAAGAATTAGAGATGTCTTTCAGTGATGCTGAAGAACCACTAGACCAAAATATTATGGTCTCCCTCAATGACATAGAAAAGCCTACTTTGGATGAGGTCAGTAAAGAAAATCACATTTTGGAGGAGGATGGTAAAGAAAGTCACATTTTGGACGTGGATGGTAAAGAAAGTCACATTTTGGACGTGGATGGTAAACAAAACCACATTTTGGACGAGCATGGTAAAGAAAACCACATTTTGAATGAGGATGATAAGGAAAACCTCATTTTGGATAAGGGTGGTGAGGACACTTTGGATGCAGGTGGTGCTAATTCATATGAAGAAAGAGTATTGCCATCGGATGACGGGCTTCTCAAATCTGGACAAAGTTTCCAACAATGTGAGCTGGTTGCTGTTAACATGGCAGAAAAGGATGAGGGGCATCTAGAAGAAACCAACATGGCTAACCATGCTGAAGCAAACAGTGGAATTGCTGCTGTTCTTTCAAATTTGTCAAACGATAAATTTTGTGCCATATTACCACCTAGCTGTGAtgggagaaaagaagaaaaatctaACATACATAGAGGTAGAGAACTCTGTCAAGGATTGTCACTTGATTCTGTAGACTTCCGATCAATCCAAAATTTTATCGAGTCTCAAATGGATGGGACCTCAAGTTCTCTTTCAAGTGGCTCTCCAAGTCATGGTGACCTGGAACATAATAGATCAAACAGATTCAAGAAAATTGATCGACTTGAGCGCCTGAGGAAGATGGATGATCTAAGAGATCAGTTAAATAGGCTTTCTAGCCAGAAAGGTTTGGAAAATAGGTACAAGAACAAAGGCCCTGGAGTCCTTCAGGAACAGATTAGCTACAGACACCTTGAACAACATCCTTGTGGTTTTGATGGTGATTCTATCCTGGATTCTGATATTATCGATTCCTATTATGATCAAGGAAATCCACCAAGGTACCCACCACCAGATCCGTTCTCCCCAACTCATTCGCACTATCATTGTGGACATGGGCAACCCCATATCCCATATAACTGCAGTGCATGGGAGTTTAATTCATATTATCAGTCCTCATATGCGGGAAGTACGGTTCTTGAACACGTATCACTTCGCTCAAGCTACAAGGAGCAGAAACGTGCAGTGAAGAAAAGCATTCTGCGGTCTCTGTCTGGTGCTTCCCCATTTACCATCTGCAATGGCTGTTTCAATTTGGTTCAAGTGCCATCAGACATCTATGTATCGAAAAAGAAGATCGCTAAGTTCCAGTGCGGTCGGTGCTCCAAGGCCCTTATGTTATCATTTCCTGCTACAAATAGTGATGATGCAAAGCTCAGTAATAAGGAAGTAAATCGAAAACCAAACAAGCCTGTCCACAATAGTGTTGTTGGTATGGAGGGTGGCTATTCTTTTTCTGCTGAATGCTCACGAGGGGATCCTGTGAGCATAAGTGAAGAATGTGGAGCTTCAATCTCAAGAAGCTTCTCTGGTAGAACTAGAGCAGCTGTTGCTGCATCAGGAAGTGGAAAAAAGGTGTCAGACTCGGCACTTCATCGGCTCATGGGGTATGATTCAGCAAGCCAGTTGTTACGGCGCAGCAGAGCGTTTGAGGATGGATATGACAGTTTTGAATCCATGGTGCCAGTATCAAACAGAGTATCCAGAAGAAAGAATTTGTAA
- the LOC4349615 gene encoding mannan endo-1,4-beta-mannosidase 7 — MEDAHHHHWTMVERRGTQLWASGRPFIIHGFNTYWLMSFAADQATRLRVTAAIAEAGLNVCCTWAFSDGGYRALQTAPFHYDEDVFRALDFVVSEARRHNMRLILSLCNNWEDYGGKAQYVRWGKEAGLDLTSEDDFFSDPTIKSYYKAFVEAVVTRINTVTNETYKDDPTILAWELINEPRCPSDPSGDTLQAWMEEMASYVKSIDPVHLLEIGIEGFYGPSIPELLPVNPDEYSGHAGIDFIRNHQAPGIDLASIHVYSDIWLPQSIKENHLQFVDKWMQQHIDDAANLLGMPIVVGEFGVSVKDGKFGNEFREDFMKTIYRIFLSSWKEGVIGGGCLLWQLFPEGAEHMDDGYAVIFAKSPSTLSLLANHLRCLEC, encoded by the exons ATGGAAgacgcccaccaccaccactggaCAATGGTGGAGCGCCGCGGAACTCAGCTCTGGGCCTCCGGCCGCCCCTTCATCATCCACGGCTTCAACACCTACTGGCTCATGTCATTCGCTGCTGACCAAGCCACGCGCCTGCGGgtcaccgccgccatcgccgaggcCGGCCTCAACGTCTGCTGCACCTGGGCCTTCAGTGACGGCGGTTACCGCGCGCTGCAGACGGCACCCTTCCACTACGACGAGGATGTCTTCCGG GCCTTAGACTTTGTGGTCAGCGAGGCAAGAAGGCATAACATGAGGTTGATACTGTCACTTTGTAACAACTGGGAAGATTATGGAGGGAAGGCACAGTATGTGAGATGGGGAAAAGAGGCTGGTCTAGATCTTACTTCTGAAGATGACTTCTTCTCTGACCCAACAATTAAGAGCTACTACAAAGCTTTTGTTGAG GCTGTTGTGACAAGAATAAACACGGTTACGAATGAAACCTACAAAGATGATCCTACTATTCTTGCCTGGGAGCTAATTAATGAGCCACGCTGCCCTTCAGATCCATCTGGAGATACTTTGCAG GCATGGATGGAAGAGATGGCATCTTATGTGAAGAGTATAGACCCTGTGCATCTCTTGGAGATTGGTATAGAAGGCTTTTATGGCCCATCCATTCCAGAACTTTTGCCTGTTAACCCAGATGAGTATTCAGGGCATGCTGGAATAGACTTCATCAGGAACCATCAAGCACCTGGAATTGACCTGGCGTCTATTCATGTTTATTCTGACATTTG GCTGCCTCAATCGATAAAGGAAAATCACCTTCAATTTGTGGATAAATGGATGCAACAACATATTGATGATGCAGCCAATTTACTTGGGATGCCAATTGTGGTTGGGGAGTTTGGGGTATCAGTTAAGGACGGGAAGTTTGGTAATGAATTCCGTGAAGATTTCATGAAGACAATTTACAGAATTTTCTTGAGTTCTTGGAAGGAAGGAGTGATTGGAGGAGGTTGCCTTCTTTGGCAGCTTTTCCCTGAAGGAGCAGAGCACATGGATGATGGTTATGCAGTTATTTTTGCAAAATCACCATCCACATTAAGCTTACTTGCAAATCACTTAAGGTGTCTGGAATGCTGA
- the LOC9269489 gene encoding methylesterase 17 isoform X2, whose protein sequence is MAPGAGSGSSACSKTPATVSPPSTSPARPAASSIPTTSAPSTTTTRRSLTSWPAYRPATSSLVCQVILIGHSAGGLSVVHAMHLFGDRIKQAIFIAATMLQFGYQTEQDIKDGVPDLSEYGDVYDLTFGLGADRPPTAVALRKEFQRIILYQQSPQEDSALASILLRPWPTALSTARFTGDDGGVESFIDRVRRVYIKTANDRMVQPEQQEAMIRRWPPSKVMVMDTDQSPFFSAPELLFNLILKSL, encoded by the exons atggcgcctGGTGCTGGTTCAGGCTCCTCCGCCTGCTCCAAGACTCCGGCCACCGTGTCtccgccgtcgacctcgccggcgcggccggcaGCCTCGTCGATCCCAACCACGTCCGCACCTTCGACGACTACAACGCGCCGCTCCTTGACCTCATGGCCAGCTTACCGGCCGGCGACAAG TTCTCTTGTTTGTCAGGTAATTTTGATTGGACATAGTGCAGGAGGTCTAAGCGTTGTCCATGCAATGCATTTGTTTGGGGACAGAATTAAGCAGGCAATCTTCATCGCAGCAACCATGCTTCAGTTCGGCTACCAAACTGAACAAGACATCAAAGAT GGTGTACCTGATTTATCCGAGTATGGAGATGTGTATGACCTGACATTTGGTCTAGGAGCTGATCGTCCGCCTACAGCTGTGGCATTAAGAAAGGAGTTCCAACGCATTATTCTCTATCAACAAAGCCCCCAAGAG GACTCTGCACTTGCTTCCATTCTACTCCGGCCATGGCCTACGGCGCTCAGCACGGCCAGATTCACCGGCGACGATGGAGGAGTTGAGAGCTTCATCGACAGGGTCCGGCGCGTCTACATAAAGACGGCGAACGACCGGATGGTGCAGCCGGAGCAACAGGAGGCAATGATCCGTCGGTGGCCGCCGAGCAAGGTGATGGTCATGGACACCGACCAAAGCCCCTTCTTCTCCGCGCCGGAGCTTCTCTTCAACCTCATCCTCAAGTCGCTGTGA
- the LOC4349614 gene encoding methylesterase 17: protein MSMAREHFVLIHGEGHGSWCWFKLRWLLESSGYQVTCIDLAGAGVDPTDPNTVQSFEQYDKPLLDLISAIPEDEKVILVGHGSGGLSLIHAMHQFVDRIRQAIFVAATMLPFGLQTDEDKKDGLPTLPENEINLIFGTGADDPPTTAALRPEFQRERLSQQSPEEESVLASMLMRPWPVTAISTASFEGDDERLNRIKRVFIKTERDHMLDPQQQDSMIKKWPPSEVLEIDTDHSPFFSAPEQLFNLIVKSL, encoded by the exons atgagcatggcaagggAGCACTTTGTGCTTATTCATGGAGAAGGGCATGGATCCTGGTGTTGGTTCAAGCTTCGTTGGCTCCTTGAGAGCTCTGGCTACCAAGTAACATGCATAGACCTTGCTGGAGCTGGTGTTGACCCTACCGACCCCAACACAGTTCAATCGTTTGAGCAGTATGACAAGCCGCTCCTGGACCTCATCTCAGCTATACCAGAGGATGAGAAG GTGATTTTGGTTGGACATGGTTCAGGAGGGTTGAGTCTTATTCATGCAATGCACCAATTTGTTGACAGGATTAGACAAGCAATTTTTGTGGCAGCTACGATGCTACCATTTGGACTTCAAACTGACGAAGATAAGAAAGAT GGTTTACCAACATTGCCTGAGAATGAGATCAATTTGATATTCGGCACAGGAGCAGATGATCCTCCAACAACTGCTGCCCTGAGACCAGAATTCCAGAGAGAGAGATTATCCCAACAGAGTCCTGAAGAG GAATCAGTACTCGCTTCAATGCTGATGCGTCCATGGCCTGTGACAGCTATTAGCACTGCAAGCTTTGAAGGAGACGATGAGAGACTAAATCGAATCAAACGGGTTTTCATAAAGACAGAACGTGACCACATGCTGGACCCTCAGCAGCAAGATTCCATGATCAAGAAGTGGCCGCCCAGTGAGGTTTTGGAAATAGATACGGATCATAGCCCCTTTTTTTCAGCACCAGAACAGCTCTTTAATCTAATAGTCAAATCCCTATGA